Proteins encoded within one genomic window of Spiribacter curvatus:
- a CDS encoding PhnE/PtxC family ABC transporter permease, translating into MRTSLWLVAIALVCAAMADFEIRSISPWAELGRFAGGLVQPDFSTLDTAATALLRTVTFAFTGVGLAAVLGMGLALIFHSRFVRGACAFVRGIHELFWALIFLQFFGLHPLTGVLAIALPYAAVFARVYSEILEEGDERPARSLPAGSGLVSTFWYARVPDVWPHLMTYTSYRLECGMRSSAILGFVGMPTLGFYLESAYGEGLYGEVGMLLLIFLGLIASLRLWVRPRLVPFYLLAAPWFLGNGLPIVWGNATRFFTQDIVPAPLRSGEGLSGLGPWLWELLVHQALPGIGATLLLTQIALVATGVLALASFPLISRLFAGRFTRWGGNALLIIGRSTPEYLLAYILLQLWGPSMLPAVAALAIHNGAIIGHLIGRQSNQLTLRPDAVGGFDRYTHEVVPRLYRPFLAFLFYRWEIIMRETAILGILGITTLGFYVDSAIQELRFDRAMVLILITALLNIAVDAVARRIRRHLQLRTTPTASTPPTP; encoded by the coding sequence GTGCGCACGAGCCTGTGGCTGGTCGCCATTGCGCTGGTCTGTGCCGCCATGGCGGATTTCGAGATCCGATCAATCTCGCCCTGGGCCGAGCTTGGCCGGTTCGCCGGCGGGCTGGTTCAACCGGATTTCAGTACGCTGGATACCGCAGCGACGGCGCTGCTGCGCACGGTGACATTCGCTTTCACCGGCGTCGGACTGGCCGCGGTTCTGGGCATGGGCCTGGCGCTGATTTTCCACAGTCGCTTCGTGCGTGGTGCCTGTGCGTTCGTCCGGGGCATCCATGAGCTATTCTGGGCGCTGATCTTTCTGCAGTTCTTCGGGCTCCACCCACTGACCGGTGTCCTCGCGATCGCCCTGCCCTATGCGGCGGTGTTCGCACGGGTCTACAGCGAGATACTCGAGGAGGGCGACGAACGACCCGCGCGTTCGCTCCCGGCGGGCAGCGGTCTGGTCTCGACCTTCTGGTATGCGCGCGTCCCGGATGTCTGGCCCCACCTGATGACCTACACGAGCTATCGGCTCGAATGCGGCATGCGCTCCAGCGCCATCCTCGGTTTTGTCGGCATGCCGACGCTCGGCTTCTATCTCGAGAGCGCCTACGGCGAGGGCCTGTATGGCGAGGTAGGGATGCTGCTGCTGATCTTCCTCGGCCTCATCGCCAGTCTGCGACTGTGGGTGCGGCCGCGGCTGGTGCCTTTCTACCTGCTCGCAGCACCGTGGTTTCTCGGTAATGGGCTGCCCATCGTCTGGGGCAACGCCACGCGGTTTTTCACACAGGATATCGTGCCCGCACCGCTGCGCAGCGGTGAAGGACTCAGCGGGCTGGGCCCCTGGCTCTGGGAGCTGCTTGTCCATCAGGCGCTACCGGGGATCGGGGCGACACTGCTGCTGACCCAGATCGCGCTGGTGGCGACCGGCGTGCTGGCGCTCGCCAGCTTTCCGTTGATCTCGCGCCTTTTCGCCGGACGATTCACCCGCTGGGGCGGGAATGCCCTGCTGATCATCGGCCGCTCGACGCCGGAGTATCTGCTGGCCTATATCCTGCTCCAGCTCTGGGGGCCCTCGATGCTGCCAGCAGTGGCGGCGCTGGCGATCCATAACGGCGCGATCATCGGTCATCTGATCGGTCGTCAGAGCAATCAGCTCACACTCCGGCCGGATGCCGTCGGCGGATTCGATCGCTACACCCACGAGGTGGTGCCAAGGCTGTACCGACCGTTTCTTGCGTTCCTGTTCTACCGCTGGGAGATCATCATGCGAGAGACGGCCATCCTCGGCATCCTCGGCATCACCACGCTTGGCTTTTATGTCGACAGCGCCATTCAGGAGCTCCGCTTCGACCGCGCCATGGTGCTGATCCTCATCACCGCGCTGCTCAATATTGCCGTTGATGCCGTTGCCAGGCGAATCCGCCGGCATCTGCAGCTGCGCACGACGCCCACTGCCTCCACACCACCCACCCCATGA
- a CDS encoding phosphonate ABC transporter ATP-binding protein: MSPLALRGARADYGGASVLGPLDLDIAAGERVALVGRSGAGKSTLLALLHDRERSDIALMPQDLGLVDTLSVFHNVYMGRLGHHSTAYNLANLIRPFRREVAAVTAVLERLDMTPTLWARTGELSGGQRQRVAVARALFQAGSILLADEPVSALDGPRTERVMEALTEQYETAVIAMHDLPLARRYADRLVGIRDGLIALDGPADTVETEALDALY, from the coding sequence ATGAGCCCACTCGCACTCCGGGGCGCCCGGGCCGACTACGGCGGGGCATCGGTGCTCGGCCCGCTTGACCTCGACATTGCCGCCGGCGAGCGAGTGGCACTGGTGGGGCGCAGCGGCGCGGGCAAATCCACGCTGCTCGCGCTCCTGCATGATCGTGAGCGGTCGGACATCGCGCTGATGCCCCAGGACCTGGGGTTGGTGGACACGCTGAGCGTCTTCCACAACGTCTACATGGGGCGCCTCGGGCATCATTCGACGGCCTACAACCTCGCCAACCTGATCCGCCCGTTCCGGCGCGAGGTCGCGGCGGTGACAGCGGTGCTGGAGCGGCTCGACATGACGCCGACGCTCTGGGCGCGCACCGGTGAGCTATCCGGCGGTCAGCGGCAACGGGTGGCGGTCGCGCGGGCACTGTTCCAGGCCGGCAGCATCCTGCTCGCCGATGAGCCGGTCTCGGCCCTGGACGGACCCCGCACCGAGCGGGTCATGGAGGCGCTGACCGAGCAGTACGAAACGGCCGTGATCGCCATGCATGACCTGCCGCTTGCCCGCCGCTATGCCGATCGCCTGGTCGGTATCCGCGACGGTTTGATCGCTCTCGACGGCCCGGCGGATACGGTCGAGACCGAGGCGCTGGATGCACTTTACTGA
- a CDS encoding putative selenate ABC transporter substrate-binding protein has protein sequence MRFLTPLALLALIAAVPAQAQVFTFTAIPDQDESKLEARFNAVGEYLEQELDVEVRYVPVKSYAAAVSAFRNNQVQLAWFGGLSGVQARARVPGSQALARGEEDQGFQSYFIAHESTGLMPGDSLDEALRGRTFTFGSKSSTSGRLMPEFHLRDQFGEAPDEIFERVGYSGNHSRTLRLVESGSYQVGALNYAVWERELAAGNIDTDAVEVIWETPGYLNYQWSIRGDVDERFGDGFVDRVQDTLLSMDDPDLLERFPRSGFVPVSNDDYAGLKQTARAIGLID, from the coding sequence ATGCGATTCTTGACTCCGCTTGCCCTGCTCGCTCTGATCGCGGCCGTGCCGGCCCAGGCTCAGGTCTTCACCTTCACTGCCATCCCTGACCAGGACGAGAGCAAACTTGAAGCACGCTTCAATGCCGTGGGCGAGTACCTCGAACAGGAACTCGACGTCGAGGTCCGCTATGTCCCGGTCAAGTCCTATGCCGCTGCAGTCAGCGCCTTTCGTAACAACCAGGTCCAGCTCGCCTGGTTCGGTGGCCTCTCGGGCGTTCAGGCCCGCGCCCGTGTCCCGGGGTCCCAGGCCCTGGCCCGCGGTGAGGAGGATCAGGGTTTTCAGTCCTATTTCATCGCCCACGAGAGCACTGGACTGATGCCGGGTGACAGCCTGGATGAGGCGCTGCGCGGCCGGACATTCACGTTCGGCTCGAAGAGTTCGACCTCGGGCCGACTGATGCCAGAATTCCATCTGCGTGACCAGTTCGGCGAGGCCCCGGACGAGATCTTCGAGCGGGTCGGCTACAGCGGCAACCACAGCCGCACACTGCGCCTGGTGGAAAGCGGCAGCTATCAGGTCGGGGCGCTGAATTACGCGGTCTGGGAGCGTGAGCTCGCCGCCGGCAACATTGATACCGACGCCGTTGAGGTGATCTGGGAAACGCCGGGGTATCTTAACTATCAGTGGAGCATCCGCGGTGACGTCGACGAGCGCTTTGGCGACGGTTTTGTCGATCGGGTGCAGGACACCCTTTTATCCATGGATGACCCTGATCTACTCGAGCGCTTCCCGCGCAGCGGCTTCGTGCCGGTGTCCAACGACGATTATGCGGGGCTGAAGCAGACCGCACGGGCGATCGGTCTGATCGACTGA
- the senA gene encoding selenoneine synthase SenA, producing the protein MIQTPPTHPVASETLIAMLDDARQRTLELTGDLPAERRLGPKLSIVNPPQWEIGHVGFFYDHFFLHHRHGLPHYQIADAERIYDSMGVAHDDRWDLALPTMDDTLAYLRQVRAEMVDRLPQGMADAVTSYVWQLAVFHEDMHGEAFAYTRQTLADPAPVIMPPVPLSAIDEGPLDGDVEIPGGTHVLGADEQVPFRFDNEKQSHTVTVAPFKIARAPVTGAAFARFVEAGGYREPAFWSDEGWRWRESNELEAPVYWRAGAEGWEVRHFDEWRPLQPHAPVAHVSWHEAEAYCRWAGRRLPTEVEWEVAASRVPGDEGLAPGKRLHPWGDSSGDSRHANTDGYRLGGVDVAALANGDSALGCRHMLGNVWEWTASPFGPYPGFSADLYADYSEPWFKDGRYVLRGGSWATRRRHLNNNTRNFFPPGRNDIIAGFRTCAR; encoded by the coding sequence ATGATCCAGACGCCGCCCACTCATCCTGTCGCCTCCGAAACCCTGATTGCCATGCTTGATGACGCCCGGCAGCGGACCCTGGAACTCACCGGTGACCTGCCCGCCGAACGCCGGCTCGGGCCGAAGCTTAGCATCGTCAACCCGCCGCAGTGGGAGATCGGCCACGTCGGGTTTTTCTACGATCACTTCTTCCTCCATCACCGCCACGGCCTGCCCCACTATCAGATCGCCGATGCCGAACGGATCTATGACTCGATGGGCGTCGCCCACGACGATCGCTGGGATCTGGCACTGCCGACGATGGACGACACCCTCGCCTACCTGCGTCAGGTCCGTGCGGAGATGGTTGACCGACTGCCACAGGGAATGGCGGATGCCGTCACGAGCTATGTCTGGCAGCTCGCCGTCTTCCACGAGGACATGCATGGCGAGGCCTTTGCCTACACACGCCAGACGCTGGCGGATCCAGCCCCCGTCATCATGCCGCCCGTGCCTCTATCCGCCATCGATGAGGGCCCGCTGGACGGTGATGTTGAGATCCCCGGCGGCACCCACGTGCTGGGCGCCGATGAGCAGGTGCCGTTTCGCTTCGACAATGAAAAACAGTCCCATACGGTCACGGTTGCGCCCTTCAAGATTGCCCGCGCGCCGGTCACCGGCGCGGCCTTCGCCCGCTTTGTGGAGGCCGGCGGTTACCGGGAACCCGCCTTCTGGTCCGATGAGGGTTGGCGCTGGCGCGAGTCGAACGAGCTCGAGGCGCCGGTCTACTGGCGAGCGGGCGCTGAGGGCTGGGAAGTGCGGCATTTCGACGAATGGCGTCCGCTACAGCCCCACGCGCCGGTCGCTCATGTCAGCTGGCATGAGGCCGAGGCGTACTGCCGTTGGGCCGGTCGACGGCTGCCGACCGAGGTGGAGTGGGAGGTCGCTGCGAGTCGGGTCCCCGGCGACGAGGGGCTCGCCCCCGGCAAACGCCTTCACCCGTGGGGCGATTCCAGCGGGGACAGCCGGCATGCCAATACCGATGGCTATCGTCTGGGCGGTGTCGATGTGGCGGCGCTTGCCAACGGCGACAGCGCCCTCGGCTGCCGGCACATGCTGGGCAATGTCTGGGAATGGACGGCCTCGCCTTTCGGCCCCTACCCGGGCTTCAGCGCCGACCTATACGCCGATTACTCCGAGCCGTGGTTCAAGGATGGCCGCTATGTCCTGCGCGGCGGCAGCTGGGCGACCCGGCGACGGCACCTTAACAACAACACCCGCAATTTCTTCCCCCCGGGACGCAACGACATCATCGCCGGTTTCCGGACCTGCGCACGCTGA
- the senB gene encoding selenoneine biosynthesis selenosugar synthase SenB → MRIGLVTPAAPRSRAGNRATATRWARLLRTAGHQVSVLEQWRPGDTGFDVMLALHAWRSAPSITAFAEQYPERALMVVLTGTDIYQFQHSDPAVTVASLDRADGLIGLHDHVGRDIPARFHAILHTVHQSATPLPTSDRGPVRRRFELCVVGHLRDEKDSLRAALAARSLPVGSRVHVLQAGRAHTPDWAAAAEAEMAANPRYTWYGEIGQGAIRRLYARSRAMVMSSVMEGGANVVSEACVAGLPILASRIPGNTGLLGDHYPGLYPARDTAALSQLMRRIEHEPDYLAMLAAHCRALAPRFTPEAERTALLRAITSVTG, encoded by the coding sequence ATGAGGATCGGGTTGGTCACCCCGGCGGCTCCACGGTCGCGGGCGGGCAATCGGGCCACTGCCACGCGCTGGGCGCGACTGCTGCGTACGGCCGGGCATCAGGTAAGCGTGCTCGAGCAATGGCGGCCCGGCGATACCGGGTTCGACGTCATGCTCGCGCTCCACGCCTGGCGCAGCGCCCCGAGCATTACCGCCTTCGCCGAGCAATATCCCGAGCGGGCGCTGATGGTCGTACTGACCGGCACCGACATCTACCAGTTCCAGCACAGTGATCCGGCGGTCACCGTCGCCAGTCTCGACCGGGCGGATGGGCTCATCGGTCTGCATGATCATGTTGGCCGGGATATTCCCGCCCGTTTTCATGCCATTCTGCACACGGTGCACCAGTCGGCGACGCCCCTCCCGACGAGTGACCGCGGTCCGGTCCGTCGCCGTTTCGAGCTCTGTGTGGTCGGCCATCTGCGCGACGAAAAGGATAGCCTGCGAGCGGCGCTGGCCGCACGCAGCCTGCCCGTCGGATCCCGGGTCCACGTCCTGCAGGCCGGTCGTGCCCATACGCCGGACTGGGCCGCGGCTGCAGAGGCGGAAATGGCGGCCAACCCGCGCTACACCTGGTATGGCGAGATCGGCCAGGGCGCGATCCGACGCCTCTACGCCCGCAGTCGAGCCATGGTCATGAGCTCGGTGATGGAGGGCGGTGCGAATGTCGTCTCCGAGGCCTGTGTCGCGGGCCTGCCGATCCTCGCCAGTCGCATTCCGGGTAATACCGGACTGCTCGGCGACCACTATCCCGGACTCTATCCGGCCAGGGACACCGCTGCACTGAGCCAGCTGATGCGCCGTATCGAGCACGAGCCCGACTACCTCGCCATGCTCGCGGCGCATTGCCGGGCACTTGCTCCACGCTTTACGCCCGAGGCCGAACGCACCGCCCTGTTGCGGGCGATCACCAGCGTCACGGGTTGA
- the selD gene encoding selenide, water dikinase SelD — MQDSTQPVLRDIILVGGGHSHVGVLRRFGMKPVPGVRLTLICRDTHTPYSGMLPGYVAGHYSYDDVHIDLRRLAEFAGARFFRTEATGVDREGHRVLCSDRPAVPYDRLSINIGSTPRVADAGGAADHAVAVKPIHRFNDRWLALLERVRTNPGPMRIAVVGGGAGGVELLLAMHHRLRNELQALGYDPDLLAFTLFTRGGSVLPTHAPNVRERFARVLAERGIAVHCNAEVTGVDATGLSTLDGQHHAADEVVWVTRAGGADWLRDTGLALDDSGFIQVTDTLQTVTDPDIFAAGDVASMVNHPREKAGVFAVRQGPPLARNLRLSLVDREPIPYRPQRHWLALISTGDQYAVASRGPFGAEGRALWRYKDWIDRRFMARFNDLPAMEESGSTGPRSRVPLEGEEARQAISAVAMRCGGCGAKVGASTLSNALGALQPVEREDVLIGLHAPDDAAVVRVPPGKAMVHTVDFFRAFVDDPYVFGQVAANHALGDIFAMGAEAQTATAIATVPQGLEAKVEDTVYQLMAGALDILNDAGCALVGGHTGEGRELALGFAINGLIDDEPGRIMRKGGMQAGDVLVLTKPIGTGTLFAAHARLATRGQWIDEALQSMRHSNRLAAECLHRRGANACTDLTGFGLLGHLVEMTRPSAVDATLELSALPVLEGAEETVAAGILSSLQPANVRLRRAIRHAEAMTDHPRYPLVFDPQTAGGLLASIPADQAEACVSELKALGYHHTAIIGHVDAQGDALEPIQLNP, encoded by the coding sequence ATGCAGGATTCCACGCAACCCGTCCTCCGGGACATCATCCTCGTCGGCGGCGGTCACAGCCATGTCGGGGTACTGCGGCGCTTTGGCATGAAGCCGGTACCCGGCGTGCGCCTGACGCTGATCTGCCGCGACACCCACACGCCCTACTCGGGTATGCTCCCGGGCTATGTGGCGGGGCATTACAGCTACGACGATGTCCACATCGATCTGCGCCGTCTGGCCGAATTTGCGGGTGCCCGATTCTTCCGCACTGAGGCGACTGGCGTGGATCGCGAGGGACATCGCGTCCTGTGTAGCGACCGTCCCGCCGTCCCCTACGATCGGCTGTCAATCAATATCGGCTCGACCCCCCGGGTCGCCGATGCCGGTGGTGCGGCGGATCACGCCGTTGCCGTCAAGCCGATCCACCGCTTCAACGATCGCTGGCTGGCGCTGCTTGAGCGGGTGCGCACGAACCCGGGCCCCATGCGTATCGCCGTGGTGGGTGGCGGTGCGGGTGGGGTCGAACTGCTGCTCGCCATGCACCACCGGCTGCGCAACGAGCTGCAGGCGCTGGGCTATGACCCGGATCTCCTCGCTTTCACGCTGTTCACGCGCGGCGGATCGGTACTGCCCACGCATGCCCCGAACGTCCGCGAGCGGTTCGCTCGGGTCCTCGCCGAGCGCGGTATCGCCGTCCACTGCAATGCTGAGGTTACGGGGGTGGACGCCACCGGATTGAGCACCCTTGATGGCCAGCACCATGCGGCCGACGAAGTGGTCTGGGTGACCCGGGCGGGGGGGGCTGACTGGCTGCGGGATACGGGACTGGCGCTGGACGACAGCGGCTTTATCCAGGTCACCGATACCCTGCAGACCGTTACCGATCCCGATATATTCGCCGCCGGCGATGTCGCCAGCATGGTCAATCACCCGCGCGAGAAAGCAGGTGTCTTTGCCGTGCGCCAGGGACCCCCGCTTGCCCGCAACCTGCGACTATCGCTGGTGGACCGCGAGCCCATTCCCTATCGACCCCAACGCCACTGGCTCGCCCTGATCAGCACTGGCGATCAGTACGCGGTGGCGTCGCGCGGACCGTTCGGTGCCGAGGGCCGGGCGCTCTGGCGCTACAAGGACTGGATCGATCGCCGCTTCATGGCCCGCTTCAATGACCTGCCCGCCATGGAGGAGAGCGGCTCGACGGGACCGCGCTCGCGCGTGCCGCTGGAGGGCGAGGAAGCCCGCCAGGCGATTTCGGCGGTCGCGATGCGCTGCGGCGGTTGCGGCGCCAAGGTCGGGGCCTCAACGCTGTCGAACGCGCTGGGCGCCCTGCAACCCGTCGAGCGCGAGGATGTGCTGATCGGCCTGCATGCCCCGGATGATGCGGCCGTCGTGCGCGTCCCTCCGGGTAAGGCGATGGTGCATACCGTTGATTTCTTCCGGGCGTTCGTCGACGACCCCTATGTCTTTGGTCAGGTGGCTGCCAATCATGCGCTCGGCGATATCTTCGCCATGGGCGCCGAGGCGCAGACCGCCACCGCGATCGCCACGGTCCCACAGGGCCTCGAGGCGAAGGTCGAAGACACCGTCTATCAGCTGATGGCGGGGGCCCTCGACATCCTCAACGACGCCGGCTGCGCCCTTGTCGGCGGCCATACCGGGGAAGGGCGCGAGCTCGCTCTGGGGTTCGCGATCAACGGACTCATCGATGATGAGCCGGGCCGGATCATGCGCAAAGGCGGTATGCAGGCTGGCGACGTGCTCGTGCTCACCAAACCGATCGGCACCGGCACGCTGTTCGCTGCCCATGCCCGCCTCGCCACCCGGGGTCAGTGGATCGACGAGGCGCTGCAGTCGATGCGCCACTCCAATCGCCTGGCCGCCGAGTGCCTCCACCGGCGTGGCGCCAACGCCTGCACCGACCTCACTGGTTTCGGGCTGCTCGGCCATCTGGTGGAAATGACAAGGCCATCGGCGGTGGATGCCACCCTCGAGCTCTCCGCGCTGCCAGTCCTCGAGGGCGCCGAGGAGACCGTCGCCGCCGGCATCCTCAGTTCATTGCAGCCCGCCAACGTCCGGCTGCGGCGGGCCATCCGTCATGCCGAAGCGATGACCGATCACCCCCGCTATCCGCTGGTCTTCGATCCGCAGACCGCTGGCGGCCTGCTGGCGAGTATCCCCGCCGATCAGGCGGAGGCCTGCGTGAGTGAACTCAAGGCGCTCGGCTATCACCACACGGCGATCATCGGCCATGTCGATGCACAGGGCGACGCGCTTGAACCGATTCAGCTCAACCCGTGA